In Candidatus Limnocylindrales bacterium, a single window of DNA contains:
- the hslU gene encoding ATP-dependent protease ATPase subunit HslU codes for MTNSYPMTPREIVSELDRYIVGQAAAKRAVAIALRNRWRRLQVPGELREEIAPKNIIMIGPTGVGKTEISRRLARLAQAPFVKVEASRFTEVGYVGRDVESIIRDLVDIAIELVREEETEKVHTKARERAEDRIIGELLPATPSMTGPGGPATNPETQATFEKMRRLLRDGQLDDRMVEIVPPPPQLPGGAFFEVITPQNMEEAGQSLKDTLANLFGGGSPLGGGRDRPRRKVPVKDALELLTKQEAQGLIDQEKVAQEAVRRVEQNGIVFLDEIDKICSRQGAYSGPDVSREGVQRDLLPIVEGSQVKTRHGMVRTDHILFIASGAFNLAKPSDLIPEFQGRFPVRVELDALGREDFVRILTEPQNSLVRQYKALLATEGVTLEFEESGIGEIAAIAAEVNGRSENVGARRLHTIMERLLDEIGFHAPERGGTELRIDAAYVREKLGPVLDDQDLSRYIL; via the coding sequence ATGACAAACAGCTATCCCATGACCCCGCGCGAGATCGTCTCGGAGCTGGACCGCTACATCGTCGGGCAGGCGGCGGCCAAACGCGCGGTGGCAATCGCGCTTCGCAACCGCTGGCGGCGCCTGCAGGTGCCCGGCGAGCTGCGCGAGGAGATCGCGCCGAAGAACATCATCATGATCGGGCCCACCGGCGTCGGGAAGACCGAGATCTCGCGGCGCCTGGCGCGCCTTGCGCAGGCGCCGTTCGTGAAGGTCGAAGCGTCCCGCTTCACCGAGGTCGGCTACGTCGGCCGCGACGTCGAGTCGATCATCCGCGACCTCGTCGACATTGCCATCGAGCTGGTGCGCGAGGAGGAGACGGAGAAGGTTCACACGAAGGCGCGCGAGCGCGCCGAGGACCGCATCATCGGCGAGCTGCTGCCGGCAACGCCGTCGATGACGGGTCCCGGCGGGCCGGCGACCAATCCGGAGACGCAGGCGACCTTCGAGAAGATGCGGCGCCTGCTACGCGACGGGCAGCTCGACGACCGAATGGTCGAAATCGTGCCGCCGCCGCCGCAGCTCCCCGGTGGAGCGTTCTTCGAGGTCATCACGCCGCAGAACATGGAGGAGGCGGGCCAGAGCCTGAAGGACACGCTGGCCAACCTGTTCGGCGGCGGCTCGCCGCTGGGCGGCGGCCGCGATCGACCGCGGCGCAAGGTGCCGGTCAAGGATGCGCTCGAGCTGCTCACCAAGCAGGAAGCGCAGGGCCTGATCGATCAGGAGAAGGTCGCGCAGGAAGCGGTCAGGCGCGTCGAGCAGAACGGCATCGTGTTTCTCGACGAGATCGACAAGATCTGCTCGCGGCAGGGCGCCTATTCCGGGCCGGACGTTTCCCGCGAAGGCGTCCAGCGCGACCTGCTGCCGATCGTCGAAGGATCGCAGGTCAAGACCCGCCACGGGATGGTGCGCACCGATCACATCCTCTTCATCGCCTCGGGTGCCTTCAATCTGGCAAAGCCGTCCGACCTGATCCCCGAGTTCCAGGGACGCTTTCCGGTGCGCGTGGAGCTGGATGCGCTCGGGCGCGAGGATTTCGTTCGCATCCTGACCGAGCCGCAGAACTCGCTCGTGCGCCAGTACAAGGCGCTGCTGGCTACCGAGGGCGTGACGCTGGAGTTCGAGGAATCCGGCATCGGCGAGATCGCGGCGATCGCGGCCGAGGTCAACGGCCGCAGCGAGAACGTGGGAGCGCGGCGGCTGCACACGATCATGGAACGGCTGCTGGACGAGATCGGCTTTCATGCGCCCGAGCGCGGCGGCACCGAGCTGCGGATCGATGCGGCGTACGTGCGCGAGAAGCTCGGGCCGGTGCTCGACGACCAGGATCTGTCCCGCTACATCTTGTAG
- the hslV gene encoding ATP-dependent protease subunit HslV, producing MASQDIHGTTILAVRRQQRVVMAGDGQVSAGGTILKASARKVRRLHGGKVLGGFAGATADALTLFERFEGKLDKYSGNLSRAAVELAKDWRSDRMLRRLDAMLVVADATATLLITGAGDVIEPDDGIVAIGSGGNFALAAARALIAHTELEPRTVAEEAMRIAAAICVYTNGQLTVEELS from the coding sequence GTGGCGAGCCAGGACATCCACGGAACGACCATTCTTGCCGTGCGCCGCCAGCAGCGCGTGGTCATGGCGGGCGACGGACAGGTCAGCGCAGGCGGAACCATTCTGAAGGCGTCGGCTCGCAAGGTCCGGCGGCTGCACGGCGGCAAGGTGCTCGGAGGCTTCGCCGGCGCCACTGCCGATGCGCTGACGCTGTTCGAACGGTTCGAGGGCAAGCTCGACAAGTACAGCGGCAACCTGTCGCGCGCGGCCGTGGAGCTGGCCAAGGATTGGCGCAGCGACCGGATGCTGCGGCGCCTGGACGCTATGCTGGTCGTCGCGGATGCGACGGCGACGCTCCTGATCACGGGGGCCGGCGACGTCATCGAGCCCGACGACGGCATCGTTGCCATCGGCTCGGGCGGCAATTTCGCGCTCGCCGCGGCGCGGGCGCTGATCGCGCACACCGAGCTGGAGCCGCGAACGGTTGCCGAAGAGGCCATGCGCATCGCCGCCGCCATCTGCGTGTACACCAATGGCCAGCTCACCGTGGAGGAGCTGTCGTGA